A stretch of Corallococcus soli DNA encodes these proteins:
- a CDS encoding serine protease: MSQSVPAFRAKLLGTLLCTLTALACGPAAESGAPEETPLSESRTPVVYGTDDRRDVYDHPSAALQERARQSTVALLFPESIDASNPNNVILDGTTLDEWENLCTDQRFRDDPAPAFCSGTLIDDDLVLTAGHCITNQSECDDTRFVFKFYRTAEGVMETITSADVFSCKSIVARKEQDSGDRYLDFAIVRLDRSAAPRFTPAPVRPGNTALAVGTNVAVIGSGSGIPFKIDSGGSVRENNASFLDYFIATTDTFAGNSGSGVYETTNNTVAGILVFGDEDYVARGSCNVVNVCKETACAGEGIIYVNQAIRELCARTTNARLCNTTPPPPTKYDFTASNTATATRNTVNGTVTLAAGEKLTVGTCGVTGAAVTGDSYLRLRGPSGAEVASNDDACGGTGSRITYTATVAGTYEVRAGCYQNGGCGGTVAWEVTPGAGTTPTAGASAFEVSDTASATRNTANVDVTLQAGQSLTFGSCGVTGASGTGDTVVRLFNAAGQQVTFNDDACGSLSRAAYTVPSGAGGVYQMRIGCFGDSACDGTLAWTVQ; this comes from the coding sequence ATGTCCCAGTCCGTCCCCGCCTTCCGAGCGAAGCTGCTCGGCACCCTGTTGTGCACCCTCACCGCCCTGGCCTGCGGACCGGCCGCCGAGTCCGGCGCTCCGGAAGAGACGCCGCTGTCCGAGTCGCGCACGCCGGTCGTCTACGGCACGGATGATCGCAGGGACGTCTACGACCACCCCAGCGCGGCGCTGCAGGAGCGGGCGCGGCAGTCCACCGTGGCGCTGCTGTTCCCGGAGTCCATCGACGCCTCCAACCCGAACAACGTCATCCTCGACGGCACGACACTGGACGAGTGGGAGAACCTCTGCACCGACCAGCGCTTCCGCGACGACCCCGCGCCGGCCTTCTGCTCGGGCACGCTCATCGACGATGACCTGGTGCTCACCGCGGGCCACTGCATCACGAACCAGTCGGAGTGCGACGACACGCGCTTCGTCTTCAAGTTCTACCGCACCGCCGAAGGGGTGATGGAGACCATCACCAGCGCGGACGTCTTCTCCTGCAAGAGCATCGTCGCGCGCAAGGAGCAGGATTCGGGCGACCGCTACCTGGATTTCGCCATCGTGAGGCTGGACCGCTCCGCGGCGCCGCGCTTCACCCCCGCGCCGGTGCGCCCCGGCAACACGGCCCTGGCGGTGGGCACGAACGTGGCCGTCATCGGCAGCGGCAGCGGCATCCCGTTCAAGATCGACTCGGGCGGCTCCGTGCGTGAGAACAACGCGTCCTTCCTGGACTACTTCATCGCCACCACGGACACCTTCGCGGGCAACTCCGGCTCCGGCGTGTACGAGACGACCAACAACACCGTGGCCGGCATCCTGGTGTTCGGCGACGAGGACTACGTGGCGCGCGGCAGCTGCAACGTGGTCAACGTGTGCAAGGAGACGGCCTGCGCCGGCGAGGGCATCATCTACGTGAACCAGGCCATCCGCGAGCTGTGCGCGCGGACGACCAACGCGCGGCTGTGCAACACCACGCCGCCCCCGCCCACGAAGTACGACTTCACCGCGTCCAACACCGCCACCGCCACGCGCAACACCGTCAACGGCACGGTGACGCTGGCCGCCGGTGAGAAGCTCACCGTGGGCACCTGCGGCGTCACCGGCGCGGCCGTCACCGGCGACTCGTACCTGCGCCTGCGCGGCCCGTCCGGCGCGGAGGTCGCCTCCAACGACGACGCGTGCGGCGGCACGGGCTCTCGCATCACCTACACCGCCACCGTCGCGGGCACCTATGAAGTCCGCGCCGGCTGCTACCAGAACGGCGGCTGCGGCGGCACCGTCGCCTGGGAAGTGACCCCGGGCGCAGGCACGACCCCGACGGCCGGCGCCAGCGCCTTCGAAGTCAGCGACACCGCCAGCGCCACGCGCAACACGGCGAACGTGGACGTGACGCTCCAGGCGGGCCAGTCGCTGACCTTCGGCAGCTGCGGCGTGACGGGCGCGTCCGGCACGGGCGACACGGTGGTGCGGCTGTTCAACGCCGCCGGCCAGCAGGTGACGTTCAACGACGACGCGTGCGGTTCGCTGTCCCGCGCGGCCTACACCGTGCCCTCCGGCGCGGGCGGCGTGTACCAGATGCGCATCGGCTGCTTCGGCGACTCCGCGTGCGACGGCACGCTGGCCTGGACCGTCCAGTAG
- a CDS encoding STAS/SEC14 domain-containing protein: protein MKIEIAHLPHDIIEVIYPSEVTPKDVTDYVEQLKKDITARGGKEWSALVDQSKLRVMPATVVGEMARLNAYAQQRGMVRSARVVVDPGSGLQAWRMTKNAGLTIPAKTFETRAEALAWLEAPDAD from the coding sequence ATGAAGATTGAAATCGCCCACCTGCCCCACGACATCATCGAGGTCATCTACCCTTCGGAAGTGACGCCGAAGGACGTGACCGACTACGTCGAGCAACTGAAGAAGGACATCACCGCTCGCGGCGGCAAGGAATGGTCCGCCCTGGTGGACCAGTCCAAGCTGCGGGTGATGCCCGCCACGGTGGTGGGGGAGATGGCGCGGCTGAACGCGTACGCCCAGCAGCGCGGCATGGTGCGCTCCGCGCGCGTGGTCGTGGACCCCGGTAGCGGCCTGCAGGCGTGGCGCATGACCAAGAACGCCGGCCTCACCATCCCCGCGAAGACCTTCGAGACCCGCGCGGAAGCGCTGGCCTGGCTCGAAGCCCCCGACGCGGACTAG